A single window of Candidatus Methylomirabilota bacterium DNA harbors:
- a CDS encoding ABC transporter permease codes for MSYRRIPFELFLGLRYLRPRGHRANLSLFVWIGIGGVFLGVSALIVVLAVMTGFQDGIRDKIIAANPHVLIMEAGGRGVGNGGALAERVAPVPGVVSATPFVLQQALFTSPGGGATGGLLRGVDLATPAIRSALAGQVRHGSVEPLVSGKEPALLLGRELARSLGVVAGDHVTVISPQGAMTAVGLVPKMRRFLVAGYVEVGMYEYDISLAYTTLAAAQEFAGLGDRVTGIEVKLANPFQAKEVGRLLATRLNGAYWIRDWMDMNRNLFAALQLEKLALFVIVTIIVLVAAFAIIGHLVLLVAEKRKEIGILKAMGAGAGSIAAVFLVVGMLIGLVGTIAGSAFGLLLIWVQNTYKIIRLAGDVYQISYLPMKLTGSDFAMIVGATLVISFLATLSPARRAARLDPVDVLRYE; via the coding sequence ATGTCCTATCGCCGCATCCCTTTCGAGCTGTTCCTCGGGCTCCGCTATCTGCGGCCCCGCGGCCACCGCGCCAATCTCTCGCTCTTCGTGTGGATCGGGATCGGCGGCGTCTTCCTGGGAGTCAGCGCCCTCATCGTGGTGCTGGCGGTGATGACCGGCTTCCAGGACGGCATCCGGGACAAGATCATCGCGGCCAACCCGCACGTGCTGATCATGGAGGCGGGAGGCCGCGGCGTCGGCAACGGGGGAGCGCTCGCCGAGCGCGTGGCCCCGGTGCCCGGAGTGGTCTCGGCCACGCCCTTCGTGCTCCAGCAGGCGCTGTTCACCTCGCCGGGAGGTGGCGCGACCGGCGGCTTGCTGCGCGGCGTGGATCTGGCGACGCCCGCCATACGCAGCGCCCTCGCGGGCCAGGTCCGCCACGGCAGCGTCGAGCCGCTCGTGAGCGGCAAGGAGCCGGCGCTCCTCCTCGGGCGGGAGCTGGCCCGGAGCCTCGGGGTGGTGGCGGGTGACCACGTCACGGTGATCTCGCCCCAGGGCGCGATGACCGCAGTCGGCCTCGTGCCCAAGATGCGCCGCTTCCTCGTCGCGGGCTACGTCGAGGTCGGCATGTACGAGTACGACATCTCCCTGGCCTACACGACGCTCGCGGCCGCCCAGGAGTTCGCGGGGCTGGGCGACCGGGTGACCGGCATCGAGGTGAAGCTCGCCAACCCGTTCCAGGCCAAGGAGGTGGGCCGCCTCTTGGCCACCCGCCTGAACGGCGCCTACTGGATCCGCGACTGGATGGACATGAACCGCAACCTGTTCGCGGCCCTGCAGCTCGAGAAGCTCGCCCTCTTCGTCATCGTCACCATCATCGTGCTGGTGGCCGCGTTCGCGATCATCGGTCATCTGGTGCTGCTGGTGGCCGAGAAGCGAAAGGAGATCGGGATCCTCAAGGCCATGGGCGCGGGAGCCGGCAGCATCGCTGCGGTCTTCCTGGTGGTCGGCATGCTGATCGGGCTGGTGGGGACCATCGCGGGCAGCGCCTTCGGGCTGCTGCTGATCTGGGTCCAGAACACCTACAAGATCATCCGGCTCGCCGGCGACGTGTACCAGATCAGCTACCTGCCCATGAAGCTGACCGGCTCCGACTTTGCGATGATCGTGGGCGCGACCCTCGTGATCTCGTTCCTCGCGACGCTGTCCCCGGCGCGGCGGGCGGCCCGGCTGGACCCGGTCGACGTGCTGCGCTACGAATGA
- a CDS encoding ABC transporter ATP-binding protein, producing MSEPLLIADEVEREYHMGPEAVRVLRGVSLTVNAGESIALIGASGTGKSTLLHLLGTLDRPTAGRVLFDGQDVAGWSDAALARLRRTEIGFVFQFYNLLGEMTALENAMLPALIQRASVPEARERAAAALHEVGLGDRRGHRPGELSGGEQQRVAVARALVGRPRVILADEPTGNLDPKTSEVIWDLFLRLQAERQLAFVIATHNHELARKADRGYRLVDGRAVAWP from the coding sequence GTGAGTGAGCCGCTGCTCATCGCCGACGAGGTCGAGCGCGAGTACCACATGGGCCCGGAGGCCGTCCGGGTCCTGCGCGGGGTGAGCCTGACCGTGAACGCGGGCGAGAGCATCGCGCTCATCGGGGCATCCGGGACGGGGAAGTCCACCCTGCTGCATCTGCTCGGCACGCTGGACCGCCCTACCGCGGGACGCGTGCTGTTCGACGGCCAGGACGTCGCAGGCTGGTCGGACGCGGCGCTGGCGCGCCTGCGCCGGACCGAGATCGGCTTCGTGTTCCAGTTCTACAACCTCCTCGGGGAGATGACCGCGCTCGAGAACGCCATGCTGCCCGCGCTGATCCAGCGGGCGAGCGTCCCGGAGGCGCGCGAGCGCGCCGCGGCCGCGCTGCACGAGGTGGGTCTGGGCGACCGCCGGGGGCACCGGCCGGGTGAGCTGTCGGGCGGCGAGCAGCAGCGCGTCGCCGTCGCCCGCGCCCTGGTGGGCCGACCACGGGTGATCCTCGCCGACGAGCCGACGGGAAATCTCGATCCCAAGACCAGCGAAGTCATCTGGGATCTCTTCCTGCGGCTTCAGGCCGAGCGCCAGCTGGCCTTCGTGATCGCGACGCACAACCATGAGCTGGCCCGGAAGGCCGACCGCGGCTACCGCCTCGTCGACGGCCGGGCGGTGGCCTGGCCGTGA